A single window of Eucalyptus grandis isolate ANBG69807.140 chromosome 1, ASM1654582v1, whole genome shotgun sequence DNA harbors:
- the LOC120294487 gene encoding LOW QUALITY PROTEIN: extensin-2-like (The sequence of the model RefSeq protein was modified relative to this genomic sequence to represent the inferred CDS: inserted 2 bases in 2 codons), with the protein MKSCFPLTTLLLLPRPPTLSARSSSQLLPPTSYKSPPPPPSTYVYKSPPPPPYVYKSPPPPPPKYIYKSPPPPPYVYKSPPPPPPTYVYKSPPPPPYIYKSPPPPPSPYVYKSPPPPPYVYKSPPPPPYIYKSPPXPPPSPYVYKSPPPPPYLYKSPPPPPYVYKSXPPPPYIYKSPPPPPPSPYVYMSPPPPPYIYKSPPPPPYVYQSPPPPPYVYKSPPPPPYIYKSPPPPSPSPPPPYIYKSPPPPSPSPPPPYVYKSPPPPSPSPPPPYIYKSPPPPSPSPPPPYVYKSPPPPSPSPPPPYVYKSPPPPSPSPPPPYVYKSPPPPSPSPPPPYLYTSPPPPVKSPPPPAYVYSSPPPPTYY; encoded by the exons ATGAAGTCGTGCTTTCCGCTAACTACTTTGCTTTTGCTCCCAAGACCCCCTACCCTGAGTGCAAGAAGCTCAAGCCAACTCCTGCCCCCTACGTCTTACAAGTCCCCGCCTCCACCTCCATCCACCTATGTGTACAAGTCACCTCCTCCGCCACCGTATGTCTACAAGTCTCCCCCGCCTCCACCACCCAAATACATTTATAAGTCTCCTCCCCCGCCACCTTACGTCTACAAGTCTCCACCACCCCCACCTCCCACTTATGTCTACAAGtcgcctcctccgcctccttACATCTACAAGTCTCCACCCCCACCACCATCCCCGTATGTTTATAAGTCCCCTCCGCCACCACCTTATGTCTACaagtctcctcctcctccgccctacATTTACAAATCTCCTC CACCCCCACCATCCCCATATGTCTACAAGTCTCCTCCGCCACCACCTTACCTCTACAAATCTCCACCACCTCCTCCCTATGTGTACAAGT CCCCACCTCCGCCTTACATCTACAAgtctccaccaccacctccgccCTCACCTTATGTCTACATGTCTCCTCCCCCACCACCTTACATTTACAAGTCTCCCCCACCGCCACCTTATGTCTACCAGTCTCCACCGCCGCCCCCATATGTCTACAAATCACCGCCTCCACCACCTTACATTTACAAatcacctccaccaccatctccatcaccaccacctcctTACATCTACAAatcacctccaccaccatctccatcGCCGCCTCCTCCCTATGTATACAAatcacctccaccaccatctccatcaCCGCCACCTCCTTACATCTACAAATCACCCCCACCACCATCTCCGTCGCCGCCTCCTCCCTATGTATACAAATCACCCCCACCACCATCTCCGTCGCCGCCTCCTCCCTATGTATACAAATCACCTCCACCGCCATCTCCATCGCCGCCTCCTCCCTATGTATACAAATCTCCACCACCCCCTTCACCCTCACCTCCTCCTCCCTACCTTTACACCTCGCCTCCACCACCCGTGAAATCACCTCCTCCCCCGGCCTACGTCTACTCATCACCTCCGCCACCAACATACTACTAA